CCAACGCGAACCACTGCCGGCCGGCATGCTGGACAAAGTAAAGCGAGGCGACGAGGTCACCTGGACCAACGAGTTCGACAAGATGATCGTACTCGAATTTTACGGACAGATCCGTGGAAACTCTCGAAGCCTGAGGCTGTTTGACGACGATGACGAAACCCGCTCAATCATGCTCAAGCCGCACCAAACCGTGAAAAAAACGGTGAGTCAGTCGGCCGACGAGTGGGAAAAGTCTAACGACGGTTGTTTCCCGCATGGTCATAACATCCACTACTACCGGGTAAGGGGACACAATCTCGATCAGCCCGGCCCCGGCATCATCGTCTGTCCGCCGACCGGACCATGCGGTTGAAGATCAGTCCAGCTCCCGTCGGAGCCACGCCAGAGCGACGCGCGTGTCGCCCTTGATGGTCCGGGGCGACACGCCCAGCTCGGCGGCCACTTCCTCAACCGTCAGCCCCGCGATGAAGCGCATCTCGAGAATGTCGGTTTGACGTTCGCTGAGCTTTGAAAGCCTTTCGAGCGCCCGGTCGAGATCGATGAGGTCGAACTCCGGGGACACTGCCAGTGCGTCATCGGTCAGCGTTACTCGCCTCATGGCGCCACCGTGGCGGGTCGCGCCCTTTCGCTTGGCGTGATCGACGAGGACGCGTCGCATCGTCCGCGCCGCGAGCCGGAGAAAGTGAACCCGGTCCTCGATCGCAATCGGATTCGATTGCATCAGGCGGATGAACGCCTCATCAACCAGTTCGGTGGGGCGGAGGGAGTGGTTGGCGCGTTCGCTGCCCATATAGCGGCGCGCCACTGTTCGCAACTCGTCGTAGAGTTGCTCAAACAGCCTGGCCGGTACGAGCGGTCCCTCGGCGCCGGCGGGA
Above is a window of Candidatus Krumholzibacteriia bacterium DNA encoding:
- a CDS encoding ECF-type sigma factor, whose translation is MTDDDVPAPAGAEGPLVPARLFEQLYDELRTVARRYMGSERANHSLRPTELVDEAFIRLMQSNPIAIEDRVHFLRLAARTMRRVLVDHAKRKGATRHGGAMRRVTLTDDALAVSPEFDLIDLDRALERLSKLSERQTDILEMRFIAGLTVEEVAAELGVSPRTIKGDTRVALAWLRRELD